Proteins encoded together in one Desulfovibrio sp. Huiquan2017 window:
- a CDS encoding dicarboxylate/amino acid:cation symporter, which produces MARWKNMGLPAKMGIGLILGVAAGFIWQVAGMDATIFKPVGTLFIRCIRMIVVPLVFASLVSGAAGMGDAAKLGRIATKTLAYYLLTTAVAVALGLFFANMVNPGIGLDLATTGAKIKEVAPPNMVDTLLNIVPLNPAAAFADGNLLQIIFFAIILGFAMSAIGEPVKPLLNIFDQINQVMIKLTGMIMELAPYGVFALIAYTVGAYGLAVLLPLIKLIVLMYVVCIIHICAVYLPLVTVYGRVNLKVFFKIISTPLLLAFTTCSSAAALPANMEATRKLGVPKNISSFTIPLGTTVNMDGAAIYLGIAAVFVAQVYSIPLSFNQQLTVLLMAVLASIGSVGVPSMALVVMTMVFTQVGLPMEGIALVAGVDRLLDMGRTTLNVLGDATGAIVVAKSEGELNPEAVVEETQTVA; this is translated from the coding sequence ATGGCACGATGGAAGAATATGGGCCTCCCGGCCAAAATGGGCATTGGGCTTATCCTGGGCGTAGCCGCCGGTTTCATCTGGCAAGTTGCCGGAATGGACGCCACCATCTTCAAACCTGTTGGAACCTTGTTCATTCGCTGTATCCGGATGATCGTCGTCCCCCTGGTTTTTGCCTCCCTCGTGTCCGGTGCGGCGGGCATGGGCGACGCTGCCAAGCTGGGCAGAATCGCAACCAAGACGCTGGCCTACTATCTGCTGACAACCGCCGTGGCGGTCGCCCTGGGACTCTTCTTCGCCAACATGGTCAACCCCGGCATCGGGCTGGATCTGGCGACCACCGGCGCAAAAATCAAAGAAGTGGCGCCGCCCAACATGGTTGACACCCTGTTGAATATCGTGCCGCTCAACCCGGCTGCGGCTTTTGCCGACGGCAATCTGCTGCAAATCATTTTCTTCGCGATCATCCTCGGCTTCGCCATGAGCGCGATCGGTGAGCCCGTCAAACCGCTGCTCAACATCTTCGACCAGATCAACCAGGTCATGATCAAGCTCACTGGCATGATCATGGAACTGGCCCCCTACGGCGTGTTCGCTCTGATCGCCTACACCGTGGGCGCCTACGGGCTGGCCGTCCTGCTGCCCCTCATCAAGCTCATCGTGCTGATGTACGTGGTCTGCATAATCCACATCTGCGCGGTCTACCTCCCGCTGGTCACGGTGTACGGACGCGTCAACCTGAAGGTCTTCTTCAAGATCATCAGCACGCCGCTGCTGCTCGCCTTCACGACCTGCTCGAGCGCCGCCGCGCTGCCGGCCAATATGGAGGCGACCCGTAAGTTGGGCGTCCCCAAGAACATCTCCAGCTTCACCATCCCGCTGGGCACGACGGTCAACATGGACGGCGCGGCCATCTACCTCGGCATAGCCGCGGTGTTCGTCGCCCAGGTCTACAGCATCCCGTTGAGCTTCAACCAGCAGCTCACCGTCCTGCTCATGGCGGTCCTGGCCTCCATCGGCTCCGTGGGCGTCCCCTCCATGGCCCTGGTCGTCATGACCATGGTCTTCACCCAGGTCGGCCTGCCCATGGAAGGCATCGCCCTCGTGGCTGGCGTGGACCGCCTCCTGGACATGGGCCGCACGACCCTCAATGTTCTCGGAGACGCCACCGGCGCCATCGTGGTGGCCAAATCCGAAGGCGAATTGAACCCCGAAGCAGTCGTCGAGGAAACGCAAACCGTAGCTTAA
- a CDS encoding RidA family protein has product MSKKIVSTEAAPAAIGPYSQAVKVGDLVFTSGQIPLDPASATVVEGGIREQTHQVLKNLQRVLEAAGSSLNDMVKTTVFIADMNEFGTVNEIYAEYAGAEAPARSCVEVARLPKDVKIEIEAVALVK; this is encoded by the coding sequence ATGAGCAAAAAAATTGTCAGCACCGAGGCCGCCCCGGCCGCCATCGGCCCCTACTCCCAGGCGGTCAAGGTTGGCGATTTGGTTTTCACTTCCGGCCAGATTCCGCTGGACCCCGCGTCCGCAACGGTCGTCGAAGGCGGCATCCGCGAACAGACGCACCAGGTGCTGAAGAACCTCCAACGCGTTCTGGAAGCCGCCGGCAGCTCTTTGAACGACATGGTCAAGACCACGGTCTTTATCGCCGACATGAACGAATTCGGCACCGTCAACGAGATCTATGCGGAGTACGCCGGAGCCGAGGCTCCCGCCCGCAGCTGCGTCGAGGTCGCCCGTCTGCCCAAGGACGTCAAAATCGAAATCGAAGCCGTCGCTTTGGTCAAGTAG
- a CDS encoding chemotaxis protein CheX translates to MDVELAKPFIKAAIDVLSTMAFIKPEVGKPYVKRNNVAAGDVSGMVGVTGEKNGSVSLSFSKGCAVAIVKNMLGDEIDDIMQDVKDAVGELTNMISGQARAGLAEKGLVFQGSTPTVVMGDNHTISHMAKAPIMAIPFKTKDGDFTIEFCFE, encoded by the coding sequence ATGGATGTCGAATTGGCCAAGCCCTTCATCAAAGCCGCCATTGATGTCTTGTCCACCATGGCCTTCATCAAGCCCGAGGTAGGCAAGCCGTACGTGAAGCGAAATAATGTCGCAGCCGGCGACGTGTCCGGCATGGTCGGCGTCACCGGCGAAAAAAACGGTAGCGTTTCCCTTTCCTTTTCCAAAGGATGTGCCGTGGCCATCGTCAAGAACATGCTCGGCGACGAAATCGACGACATCATGCAGGATGTCAAGGACGCCGTAGGTGAACTGACCAACATGATTTCCGGTCAGGCCCGTGCCGGGCTGGCGGAAAAGGGACTCGTGTTCCAAGGCTCCACGCCCACTGTGGTCATGGGAGACAACCACACCATCTCCCACATGGCAAAGGCCCCGATCATGGCCATCCCCTTCAAGACCAAGGACGGGGACTTCACCATCGAGTTCTGCTTCGAGTAG
- a CDS encoding AEC family transporter has protein sequence MSPVVLAILPIFGLILVGFVLHRLDFPGVGFWPVSERLTYYVLFPAMLVSGLSGRQFDASSLGLVLTLVSAICLVGAFLVFTRTMFHLDGPVFTSVFQGAIRPNTYVGMSAAAALLGPDWMALSAVALLTLIPLVNVLCVLVLSRHGKHGGGLGRVGLELIKNPLILACLVGMLFSVFNQLPRPHVLMELLAILGKAALPLGLLAVGAGLRFDGLGASTLPVALASLAHLVALPLAAYGCARLFGVSGPAVTTALIYTAIPVSVSAFILARQMGGDHEVMALIITAQTVLSALTMPFVLALLG, from the coding sequence ATGTCCCCCGTAGTCCTCGCCATTTTGCCCATCTTCGGGCTGATTCTCGTCGGCTTTGTCCTGCATCGCCTCGATTTTCCCGGCGTGGGCTTCTGGCCCGTATCCGAGCGGTTGACCTACTACGTGCTTTTCCCGGCCATGCTCGTCAGCGGCCTGTCCGGCCGGCAATTCGACGCCTCTTCCCTGGGGCTGGTCCTGACCCTGGTTTCGGCCATCTGCCTGGTGGGCGCGTTTCTGGTCTTCACCCGGACCATGTTTCATCTGGACGGCCCTGTCTTCACCTCGGTCTTCCAGGGGGCCATCCGGCCCAATACCTATGTGGGGATGTCCGCCGCCGCCGCGCTCCTCGGGCCGGATTGGATGGCCCTGTCCGCCGTGGCCCTGCTGACCCTCATTCCCCTGGTCAACGTGCTCTGCGTGCTCGTCCTGTCGCGCCACGGCAAGCATGGTGGCGGGCTTGGCCGCGTGGGCCTCGAACTGATCAAGAACCCGCTTATCCTGGCTTGTCTGGTCGGCATGCTTTTCAGCGTTTTCAACCAGCTGCCCCGGCCGCACGTGCTCATGGAGCTGCTGGCCATCCTGGGCAAGGCCGCCCTGCCGCTCGGCCTGCTCGCCGTGGGCGCGGGCTTGCGCTTCGACGGCCTCGGCGCGTCCACTTTGCCCGTGGCCCTGGCCTCCCTGGCCCACCTGGTGGCCTTGCCCCTGGCCGCCTACGGCTGCGCCCGGCTTTTCGGCGTGTCCGGCCCGGCCGTGACCACCGCCCTCATCTACACCGCCATCCCGGTGTCGGTCTCCGCCTTCATCCTTGCCCGCCAGATGGGCGGCGACCATGAGGTCATGGCCCTGATCATCACTGCCCAGACCGTGCTTTCCGCCCTGACCATGCCCTTCGTCCTCGCCCTGTTGGGATAG
- a CDS encoding glyceraldehyde 3-phosphate dehydrogenase NAD-binding domain-containing protein has product MPQRIAINGFGRIGRYLARLLAQDRSLALAAVNDIMPVNEAVHLLRHDSVHGPFPEATPNGPGGFLLSGSPVTYSRHSGDGWDWGALGVDTVVECTGVLTDRHSAERHLAKGAKRVVIAAPSPDADITVVMGVNDGLLRHRHTVISNASCTVNCLALPIRQVQRAFGIVHGNMTTVHPYTLRQRVLDGSHADIRRARACAINIVPTPVGAHETLGAVIPELRGKLFGTALRVPVASVALIDLVCELKRKTDTAEVRAVLRDAADKHMAYCTEPLVSSDFTGSPYASVVDEEMTVVTDGTLLRLLAWYDNEAGFSNQILRLLHKLDTLAGAPTAKSSAAAE; this is encoded by the coding sequence ATGCCCCAGCGCATAGCCATCAACGGATTCGGCCGGATAGGACGTTACCTAGCCCGCCTGCTCGCGCAGGACCGCTCTCTCGCCCTGGCCGCCGTCAACGACATCATGCCGGTCAACGAGGCCGTGCACCTACTGCGACACGATTCCGTCCACGGCCCATTCCCCGAGGCGACCCCCAATGGCCCCGGGGGGTTCCTGCTGAGCGGCTCGCCGGTCACCTATTCAAGGCACTCCGGCGACGGGTGGGACTGGGGGGCGCTCGGCGTGGACACCGTGGTCGAATGCACGGGGGTGCTCACGGACCGCCACTCGGCCGAACGCCATCTGGCCAAAGGAGCGAAGCGGGTGGTCATCGCCGCGCCCTCCCCGGACGCGGACATCACCGTGGTCATGGGGGTCAACGACGGCCTCCTGCGACACCGGCACACCGTCATATCCAACGCCTCCTGCACGGTGAATTGCCTTGCCCTGCCCATCCGGCAGGTCCAGCGGGCGTTCGGCATCGTCCACGGCAACATGACCACGGTCCATCCCTACACCCTGCGGCAGCGCGTCCTGGACGGCAGCCATGCCGACATACGCCGAGCGCGGGCATGCGCGATAAACATCGTCCCCACCCCGGTGGGCGCGCACGAAACCCTCGGCGCGGTCATCCCTGAACTGCGGGGAAAACTCTTCGGGACGGCCCTACGGGTCCCGGTCGCCTCCGTGGCGCTCATTGACCTCGTCTGCGAACTGAAACGAAAAACGGACACGGCCGAGGTGCGGGCCGTCCTGCGCGACGCGGCCGACAAACACATGGCTTATTGCACGGAGCCACTCGTGTCTTCCGATTTCACCGGCTCGCCATACGCCTCCGTGGTCGACGAGGAAATGACGGTCGTCACCGACGGAACCCTGCTTCGCCTCCTGGCCTGGTACGACAACGAGGCCGGTTTTTCCAACCAGATCCTCCGCCTCCTCCACAAATTGGATACGCTGGCCGGCGCTCCCACCGCGAAATCTTCCGCAGCCGCCGAATAG
- a CDS encoding N-acyl homoserine lactonase family protein: MSTYKIHPIVMGTKVFDKGMMTYQHGYGTPYTIPIYTWYIEGGDKNILVDTGEMQPIVSEEREKAIGGKIYTFEEGLAKYGLKPEDIDIIIHTHLHNDHCENDYKCPNATIYVHEKEMESVYNPHPLDFRYLEDYVDDAKDNGQIVTLDKDTEVLPGITMIHTPAHTPGGMSVKVETDKGSVLICGFCTILENLDPPKDVKAMEMEVIPPGTNTGPYEAYDILLKARDMADYVLPLHEPKWASMETIPE; encoded by the coding sequence ATGAGCACCTACAAGATTCATCCGATCGTAATGGGCACCAAGGTTTTCGACAAGGGCATGATGACCTACCAGCACGGGTACGGCACCCCCTACACCATCCCGATCTACACCTGGTATATCGAGGGCGGCGACAAAAACATCCTGGTGGATACCGGCGAGATGCAGCCCATCGTCTCCGAGGAGCGCGAAAAGGCCATCGGCGGCAAGATATACACCTTCGAAGAGGGGCTGGCCAAATACGGCCTCAAGCCCGAGGACATCGACATCATCATCCACACCCATCTGCACAACGATCATTGCGAGAACGACTACAAATGTCCCAACGCAACCATCTACGTGCACGAGAAGGAGATGGAGTCGGTCTATAATCCGCATCCCCTCGACTTCCGCTATCTGGAGGACTACGTGGACGATGCCAAGGATAACGGCCAGATCGTCACTCTGGACAAGGACACCGAGGTCCTGCCCGGCATCACCATGATCCACACCCCGGCGCATACCCCGGGCGGCATGTCCGTGAAGGTCGAGACCGACAAGGGCTCGGTGCTCATCTGCGGCTTCTGCACCATTCTCGAAAACCTGGACCCGCCCAAGGACGTCAAGGCCATGGAGATGGAAGTCATCCCCCCGGGCACCAACACCGGCCCCTACGAAGCCTACGACATCCTGCTCAAGGCTCGCGACATGGCCGACTACGTCCTGCCCCTGCACGAACCTAAATGGGCCTCCATGGAAACCATCCCCGAATAG
- a CDS encoding threonine synthase, producing the protein MFVKHLECPKCAKTYDSEQRIQLCECGAPLVVRYELDKVKKALTKEALLERPATLWRYRELLPVKDEKNIVSLGEGMTPLCRFDNLGKQAGFKNLFIKDEGIIPTGTFKARGATVGVSRAKELGIDILAMPTNGNAGGSWAAYCAAAGIRSVIVMPKDAPAINRKEVGITGADLYLVDGLISDAGKIVARAVEKFGWFDASTLKEPYRIEGKKTMGLEIAEQMGWRVPDVILYPTGGGVGIIGIYKALKELQEMGWIGEKMPRLVAVQATGCAPIVKAFDEHKDSSEFWDNAETCAFGITVPKALGDFLVLEAIYDTKGCAVAIDDADTLKAQQEIARAEGNFICPEGATTYAAAKQLLASGWIKPEEEVVLLNTGTGLKYPQTVNIEPPLLAPTDDISQG; encoded by the coding sequence ATGTTTGTAAAACACCTCGAATGCCCCAAGTGCGCAAAGACCTATGACAGCGAACAACGCATCCAGCTTTGCGAATGCGGCGCTCCGCTGGTCGTTCGCTATGAACTCGACAAGGTCAAGAAGGCGCTGACCAAGGAAGCCCTGCTCGAACGGCCCGCCACCCTCTGGCGTTACCGGGAGCTTCTGCCGGTCAAGGATGAGAAGAACATCGTCAGCCTCGGCGAAGGCATGACCCCGCTGTGCAGATTCGACAATCTGGGCAAGCAGGCCGGGTTCAAGAACCTGTTCATCAAGGACGAAGGCATCATCCCCACCGGCACCTTCAAGGCGCGCGGCGCGACGGTGGGCGTTTCCCGGGCCAAGGAACTCGGCATCGACATCCTGGCCATGCCCACCAACGGCAACGCCGGCGGCTCCTGGGCCGCATACTGCGCCGCCGCGGGCATCCGCTCGGTCATCGTCATGCCCAAGGACGCTCCGGCCATCAATCGCAAAGAGGTCGGCATCACCGGCGCGGACCTGTACCTCGTCGACGGCCTGATCAGCGACGCGGGCAAGATCGTGGCCCGGGCCGTCGAGAAATTCGGCTGGTTCGACGCCTCCACCCTCAAGGAGCCGTACCGCATCGAGGGAAAGAAGACCATGGGCCTCGAAATCGCCGAGCAGATGGGCTGGCGCGTCCCGGACGTCATCCTCTACCCCACCGGTGGCGGCGTCGGAATCATCGGCATCTACAAGGCCCTGAAGGAGCTTCAGGAAATGGGTTGGATCGGCGAAAAGATGCCCCGCCTCGTCGCGGTCCAGGCGACCGGCTGCGCGCCCATCGTCAAGGCCTTCGACGAGCACAAGGACTCCTCCGAGTTCTGGGATAACGCCGAGACCTGCGCTTTCGGCATCACCGTCCCCAAAGCGCTCGGCGACTTCCTGGTCCTCGAAGCCATCTACGACACCAAAGGCTGCGCCGTGGCCATCGACGATGCGGACACCCTCAAAGCCCAACAGGAAATCGCCAGGGCCGAAGGCAACTTCATCTGCCCCGAAGGCGCGACGACCTATGCCGCTGCCAAGCAGCTGCTCGCTTCCGGCTGGATCAAACCGGAAGAGGAAGTGGTCCTGCTGAACACCGGAACCGGGCTGAAGTACCCCCAGACGGTGAACATCGAGCCCCCGCTGTTGGCCCCCACGGACGACATCTCCCAAGGATAA
- a CDS encoding helix-turn-helix transcriptional regulator, whose protein sequence is MASEKTKGTTQKKAKDSSARELVFNNAKRIAKVLTQTFGPNTEVAVHDFRDLEHSLIHLEGEITKREIGAPITDLVLKAWRAGGDATEDLANYRTQTGDGHDLKSSTVFLRDGNGTIIGALCINFDITELSNTVSHIQRMIQFHEAPPDHAEMETFASNVLETNEAMMANAAQTVGKHPAAMDKDEKIHCLTILENNGAFMIKGMVDHVAESMGISKYTVYSYLKRIRSGSKR, encoded by the coding sequence ATGGCAAGCGAAAAAACAAAAGGCACCACACAAAAAAAAGCAAAAGATTCCAGCGCCCGTGAACTGGTTTTCAACAATGCCAAGCGCATTGCGAAAGTCCTTACTCAGACTTTCGGCCCGAACACCGAAGTAGCGGTGCATGATTTCCGGGACCTAGAGCATTCCCTCATCCACCTCGAGGGGGAAATCACCAAGCGGGAAATCGGCGCGCCGATTACCGACCTGGTCCTCAAGGCCTGGCGGGCAGGCGGGGATGCGACCGAGGATCTGGCCAACTACCGGACACAGACCGGAGACGGCCACGACCTGAAGTCCTCCACCGTCTTTCTGCGCGACGGGAACGGCACGATCATCGGAGCGCTGTGCATCAATTTCGATATTACCGAACTTTCCAACACGGTTTCCCACATCCAACGGATGATCCAGTTCCACGAGGCCCCGCCCGATCATGCGGAGATGGAAACCTTCGCGAGCAACGTGCTGGAGACCAACGAAGCGATGATGGCGAACGCCGCGCAGACGGTCGGCAAGCACCCCGCGGCCATGGACAAGGACGAAAAGATCCATTGCCTGACCATCCTGGAAAACAACGGCGCATTCATGATCAAGGGCATGGTCGATCACGTCGCGGAGAGCATGGGTATCTCTAAATACACCGTGTACAGCTATTTGAAACGGATCCGCTCGGGATCAAAACGCTAA
- a CDS encoding DUF1786 domain-containing protein translates to MTTTLCLDIGSGTQDVLLHSPDREIENCPKFVIPSPALQIGRRMEPLRLAGEPIWLHGSNMGGGVTRFVNAHLKAGLKVAATESAAYTMADDLTRVTDMGITLVEECPEGFTPVRFTDFDEAWWRRFFETVELPWPDRIAACAQDHGFHPGQSNRMGRFKLWRNLLHDGGGRPEALVYQAPPAMLTRLRDLQRDIGGGPVADTGAAAVLGALYVDEIERLSFTRGITLVNIGNSHLIAFLLYGGRIHGVYEQHTGCVDGEKLWADLAAFRCGCLSFEQVFDAKGHGCLCMDLPAEAEGFSPTFVIGPRRTMLAGYDVQFPAPGGDMMLAGCFGLLKGLAMQG, encoded by the coding sequence GTGACAACCACACTCTGCCTCGACATCGGCAGCGGCACCCAGGACGTGCTGCTCCACTCCCCGGACAGGGAAATCGAAAACTGTCCCAAATTCGTCATTCCCTCCCCGGCCCTGCAAATCGGCCGCCGCATGGAGCCCCTGCGGCTCGCGGGCGAACCCATCTGGCTGCACGGAAGCAACATGGGCGGCGGCGTGACCCGATTCGTCAACGCCCATCTCAAGGCCGGGCTCAAAGTGGCCGCCACCGAAAGCGCGGCCTACACCATGGCCGACGACCTGACCCGGGTAACCGACATGGGCATCACGCTGGTCGAGGAATGCCCGGAGGGTTTCACCCCGGTACGCTTCACCGACTTCGACGAGGCGTGGTGGCGCCGATTTTTCGAGACCGTCGAACTGCCCTGGCCCGACCGCATCGCGGCCTGTGCCCAGGATCACGGCTTCCACCCCGGCCAGTCCAACCGCATGGGCCGCTTCAAGCTGTGGCGAAACCTGCTCCATGACGGGGGAGGCCGTCCCGAGGCGCTGGTCTACCAGGCCCCGCCCGCCATGCTCACCCGATTGCGGGATCTGCAACGGGACATCGGCGGCGGTCCCGTGGCCGACACCGGCGCGGCCGCCGTGCTCGGCGCACTCTACGTGGACGAAATCGAACGGTTGAGCTTCACGCGCGGCATCACCCTGGTCAACATCGGCAACTCCCACCTGATCGCGTTCCTGCTGTATGGCGGACGCATCCACGGGGTCTACGAGCAGCATACCGGGTGCGTGGACGGCGAAAAGCTGTGGGCCGACCTGGCCGCGTTCCGTTGCGGCTGCCTGTCCTTCGAGCAGGTCTTCGACGCAAAGGGGCATGGCTGCCTGTGCATGGACCTGCCCGCCGAGGCGGAGGGATTCAGCCCCACCTTCGTGATCGGCCCGCGCCGGACCATGCTCGCCGGATACGACGTGCAGTTCCCCGCCCCGGGCGGCGACATGATGTTGGCCGGCTGCTTTGGCTTGCTGAAGGGGCTAGCCATGCAGGGGTGA
- a CDS encoding HEAT repeat domain-containing protein — MSPLENFREKEFLDQITILNEISGSKDSEALPGLVDLLKTPVGDTSIDYMVVNALNAVLSSNEDKVIEGLRDPHEGFNILCIRVAGEYGLKNAVQPLVDLALAEEDLDRLMEILTSLARIGDENALPVFRRFLDHQDPFIQSSCIEALGKLGDPESIAEFKKIITDSEADDRFEVCDITTWKAVDALARNATEDTIAFLVNTLHHKNPTVRRIITDALINVGSFCIPMLLDAFETGDTDTKILAANVLGFLRDRAGADGLVAAFDKGQADDLNVRYAVYEALGRIGTMKGLICLVDGLSETDELILMAVVGGLEQHVNPGMITALTNLISMADEQAFRLAKAIIASKATTIFDHLYENQGAGDILVDALAESHDPEIVEEFRDALAAIGGIRAEQDLDRLPSLTLGTRKALAADDSRSMCAMHRAILTDLGFEPFVASNGEEAYEFIEQGEEFEVVITDMNMPIMDGMELVGKIRSTPGMEEVPIIMVTTESEASQQGLASKTGVTAFITKPFKPDDLKAKILEITA; from the coding sequence ATGTCACCACTAGAGAACTTCAGAGAAAAGGAATTCCTGGATCAGATCACGATCCTTAATGAAATTTCCGGGAGCAAAGACTCCGAGGCCCTGCCCGGCCTGGTGGACTTGCTCAAGACCCCGGTAGGCGACACCTCCATCGATTACATGGTGGTCAACGCCCTGAATGCGGTCTTGTCGAGCAACGAGGACAAGGTCATTGAGGGGCTGAGGGACCCGCACGAAGGGTTCAACATACTGTGCATTCGCGTGGCCGGTGAATACGGCCTCAAGAATGCCGTGCAGCCGCTGGTGGACCTGGCCCTGGCCGAGGAGGACCTCGACCGCCTGATGGAAATCCTGACCTCGCTGGCGCGCATCGGGGACGAAAACGCCCTGCCGGTGTTCCGCCGGTTCCTGGACCATCAGGACCCGTTCATCCAGTCCTCATGCATCGAGGCCCTGGGCAAGCTCGGCGACCCCGAATCCATTGCGGAATTCAAGAAAATCATCACCGACAGCGAGGCGGACGACCGCTTCGAAGTCTGCGACATCACCACATGGAAGGCCGTGGACGCCCTGGCCCGCAACGCCACCGAGGACACCATCGCCTTCCTGGTCAATACCCTGCACCACAAGAATCCCACGGTGCGCCGGATCATTACCGACGCGCTGATCAATGTGGGCTCGTTCTGCATTCCCATGCTCCTGGACGCCTTCGAGACCGGCGATACGGACACCAAGATCCTGGCCGCCAACGTGCTCGGCTTCCTGCGCGACCGGGCGGGCGCGGACGGACTGGTGGCCGCTTTCGACAAGGGCCAGGCCGACGATCTCAACGTCCGCTACGCCGTTTACGAGGCCCTGGGCCGCATAGGCACCATGAAAGGCCTCATCTGCCTGGTGGACGGTCTCTCCGAAACCGACGAACTGATCCTCATGGCGGTCGTCGGCGGGCTGGAACAGCATGTCAACCCGGGCATGATCACCGCCCTGACCAATCTTATCTCCATGGCCGACGAACAGGCCTTCCGGCTGGCCAAGGCCATCATCGCCTCCAAGGCCACGACCATCTTCGACCACCTCTACGAGAACCAGGGCGCGGGCGACATCCTCGTGGACGCCCTGGCCGAGTCCCACGACCCCGAGATCGTGGAGGAATTCCGGGACGCCCTGGCCGCGATCGGCGGCATCCGCGCCGAGCAGGACCTGGACCGTCTGCCGAGCCTGACGTTGGGCACGCGCAAGGCCCTGGCCGCGGACGATTCGCGTTCCATGTGCGCCATGCACCGGGCCATCCTCACGGATCTCGGCTTCGAGCCGTTCGTGGCCTCCAACGGCGAAGAGGCCTACGAGTTCATCGAGCAGGGCGAGGAGTTCGAAGTGGTCATCACCGACATGAACATGCCCATCATGGACGGCATGGAACTGGTCGGCAAGATCCGCTCCACTCCGGGCATGGAAGAAGTGCCTATCATCATGGTCACCACCGAGTCCGAGGCTTCCCAGCAGGGACTGGCCTCCAAGACCGGTGTGACGGCCTTCATCACCAAGCCGTTCAAGCCCGACGACCTCAAGGCCAAGATCCTCGAAATCACCGCCTAG
- a CDS encoding alpha/beta fold hydrolase has protein sequence MPVKVFCYIILVLTLFTLLRYAIFLLSNALAGRLGFIREETGGLGAAVARGVVTAMAADVIALPSIVFLALPERTASPSGTPVLMVHGLYHNRTAWLVFARRLRKAGFRNLHTYGYNSFTKDFGHALTGLKERLDALLVDSPDGKVILIGHSLGGLLCRCAAGDVRFRGRTAALVTLGSPHGGSALAWLGSNRMARGLIPGRTIPEAVAEAPDPDCPKLAVYTLADDYVVPLDLLRTGRPGWLERVCAPMGHVWMLYSPEVAAMVTDFLRPLRGRG, from the coding sequence ATGCCGGTCAAAGTCTTCTGCTACATCATTCTGGTTCTGACCCTGTTCACTCTGTTGCGCTACGCAATTTTTTTGCTTTCCAACGCCCTGGCCGGGCGGCTCGGATTCATCCGGGAAGAAACCGGCGGCCTGGGCGCGGCCGTTGCGCGCGGCGTGGTCACGGCCATGGCCGCCGACGTGATCGCTCTGCCGAGCATCGTCTTTCTGGCCCTGCCCGAGCGGACCGCATCGCCCTCGGGCACGCCCGTGCTCATGGTCCATGGCCTCTATCACAACCGCACGGCCTGGCTGGTCTTCGCCCGCAGGCTGCGCAAGGCCGGGTTCCGGAACCTGCACACCTACGGCTACAACAGCTTCACCAAGGACTTCGGCCACGCCCTGACCGGCCTCAAGGAGCGGCTCGACGCGCTGTTGGTCGATTCCCCGGACGGCAAGGTCATCCTCATCGGGCACAGTCTGGGCGGGCTGCTCTGCCGTTGCGCCGCCGGTGACGTCCGGTTTCGCGGGCGGACGGCCGCATTGGTCACCCTGGGCTCGCCCCACGGCGGCAGCGCACTGGCCTGGCTGGGGAGCAACCGCATGGCGCGGGGGCTCATACCCGGCCGGACCATCCCCGAGGCCGTGGCCGAAGCCCCCGACCCGGACTGCCCCAAATTGGCCGTCTATACCCTGGCCGACGATTACGTCGTTCCCCTGGACCTGCTGCGCACCGGCCGACCGGGCTGGCTGGAACGCGTCTGCGCGCCCATGGGTCACGTCTGGATGCTCTATTCCCCCGAGGTGGCGGCCATGGTCACCGATTTCTTGCGGCCCTTGCGGGGGCGGGGGTAG